The Bacteroidia bacterium genomic sequence AGTTAACCCAAAATTTAATTAACAAGTTATCAAGGTTTTTTATTTAATGCGGTATCCTATCTTGTTTTATTTACCAAAATAGTATTTCCATTGATTTGAAAAGTCCAAGAATTATTAAATATTTTGGGTAAATAGCGTTTGTATAAATTATTTCTGGCGCTTAATTTAGTAGTACTTTCGCCTTCCTTTTCTAATCCGGTAAATTCGTACGTCATCATTTTAGGATGTTCTTGCATAAACAATAACACCACTTTCACAATGGTATTCATTACTCGGTACAATTCGCCTTTATTAGTCAGGGAGTATTCTTCGCCGTCGTATTCTTCATTCGTAACGCCAAAAACAATGGTGGCGTGTAAAATATTGTCTTGTCTTCTGCCAAAGCGGACTTCGTAATTGATTTCGCTATCGGTAGTAAAAAAATAAACTCCTGCTGTACTTATAGGCGGAAGAATAATTTCATATTCTTTCACACAACCTGTCATTTTTATTAAATTTGGAGGCTAAAATATAAAATATATAGTTACTTATCTGAATTATTTATGCACGCTATTTTAATTATTGTTCTGCGTTCTTCCATCGTTTATCTTTCGATCATCCTATTCATTCGGCTTTTCGGTAAAAAAGAAATCTCTCAACTTTCGGTTATTGATTTAGTTTTTATTTTATTGATAAGCAATTCCGTACAAAACGCCATGGTTGGCGACGACAGCAGTTTGCAAGGCGGATTAATTGCAGCAGCTACCCTTTTCGGAATCAATGCGGTGTTACGTTATTTTTCATATCGAAATAAAAAAATTGCAGAACTCCTACAAGGCTCGCCGGTATTACTAGTTTACAGTGGACATATTTTAGAGGATCATCTAAAAAAAGAACATATTTCGATGGACGAATTAGAAGAAGCCATACGCGAACACGGCGTGAAAAACATCAAAGAGGTAAATTTGGCAATGCTGGAAACAGATGGAAACATTAGCATCTTATCCGAAAACTTCACAAAAAGAACAGCTCGAAGACGCCGACCGCACAAAGCCTTGATGAATAGTAATTCGGTATAATACTTGCTAAACACATCTCAAAACGATGAAAATGTCTTTTAAAACACCTATCAAAAAAATAATTTTTCTGACTTTCCTTGTCGGCTTTTTTTCGATGAATGTGCTCGCACAAACTATTCCTCTCATTAAAGTAACCGATTTGTTAAAACGCATCAAAAGCAATAACGACACTACTTATGTGGTTAATTTTTGGGCAACTTGGTGCGTGCCTTGTGTACGCGAAATGCCTAATTTCGAAAAAGTAAATGAAGAATTTAAAAACGAAAAGGTGAAAGTGTTATTGGTAAGTATTAATTTCCCGAAAGAGTTAGACAGTCTTGTTATTCCTTACGTAAAACGAAAAAAAATAAAATCGGAAGTGATGTTGTTGAACGAATTAGACATGGATTATTTTGTGCCTTTGGTTAGTCCGAAGTGGCATTACGCCGATATTCCAGCTACTTTGTTTGTGAACAATAAAAAAGACGTGTACGATTTTTATCAACAAGAAATGACCCTTGATTTCTTGGAACAAAAAATTAAGGCTTTGAAAAATTAATTTTTCAAAGCCTTAAAAAAGCATATTCCGAAAAGTATTATTTTGCAAATTTCTCCATTGCCTCTGCACTGATTCCGGTATTGGAATAGCCACCATCGTGAAAAAGATTTTGCATCGTAACCATTTTCGTCAAATCAGAAAATAAGGTAATGCAATAATCTGCACAGGCTTCTGCACTTGCGTTTCCGAGCGGAGAAACTGAATCTGCAAAATTGTAAAAATCTTCAAACCCTTTAATACCGCTGCCAGCAGTTGTTTTTGTAGGCGATTGAGAAACCGTATTGATACGCACTTTTTTCTCTTTTCCGTAATGATAACCGAAACTGCGCGCAATGGATTCGAGCATCGCTTTTGCTTCTGCCATATCGTTGTAAAAAGGATACGTACGCTGTGCTGCAATGTAGCTAAGGGCTACCACACTTCCCCAATCATTAATTGCATCTAATTTTTTCGCCACACTTAACATTTTATGAAGCGAAATAGCAGATACATCTACACTTTTATGAAAAAAATCGTAATTCAAATCGGTGTACGGAAGTCCTTTGCGGATGTTCGGCGACATTCCGATGGAATGCAACACAAAATCAATTTTTCCGCCTAACACTTCTTGCGATTTCGTAAATAGATTCGTCAAATCTTCCACAGAAGTAGCGTCAGCAGCGATAATTTGCGATTTAGTGCTTTCAGCCAATTTATTTATTTCGCCCATTCGCATTGCAATTGGAGCGTTGGTGAGTGTAAAAATAGCTCCTTCGGCATGGGCTTTCTCTGCCACTTTCCATGCAATGGAGTTGGTATCCAATGCTCCGGAAATAATTCCGCGTTTGCCTTTTAGTAAGTTATATGCCATATTTTTTGATTTGAAAAATTATTTTTTTGAACGTTCTTTTTGATAAGTGGCAAATATAAAAAAATGTTGGTGAAATAGATTAGAAAAAAAATTACAGCTAAAAATCCTTCTTGCAATTTTAATCCAAATAAAAACATCAAGGTTTGTTTTTTCAATATAAAAGCCACCTAAATTTTCTCCAATTAATTTTACTTCTTTTTTCTTTTTCCTTTTGTCTTACAAACAATAGAAAGAAGTAAAGAAAAATTCAAGGCTTGGATTCCTCATTTCATTTTGTTAAAATTTTATTCGAAATCCGATGCCATTTTTTTGAGCTTTCTAACTTGAAACCAAAAATATACGTTATTTTTGAAATGTAAAATTTATTTGGGAATTATAGCATTAGCACAACTATAAAAACGAAAATGAATATTAAAAAAATCAAGTACATCATAGTTGACATTAAAATTAATGGTATTAAAATTAAATAAGCTTAAAGTTCAAGGCATCTTAAAAATCCTTTTAAGTAATTATTTACATTTATTAGCAATTTACTTCGGTTTCTACTTGTCAATAATTATTTCGCAAATATTTGAACACAGCTATTTTTCATGGTCATCAACTCTGTTTGGAAGTTTGTTAGGGATATCACTTTTAATATTGGTTTACGGACTCGATGTACTTTGGATTCTTTTCTAACAATTGTCATTCTTGACATTATTTTATTTTCATTCAATCAACGTTGGACAAAGGAAAAACTAATCATTAAATGGGCTATAATTGTGACACCTTTTATCAATGCAGCTTTTGAGTATAAATATTGGGCTTGGCTGACAATTTCCATTTTATTTTTATTGACACAACTTTATAGAGAAAAACTAATTTTAAAAATCATTAATAAAAGAAAAAATCAGGACTAACAGCAGGTTTGGTAATAGTCTGACGCGCAAATTATAACTCAATAAATTATGCACACATTTACAATAATCGGTTTAGCTGCTGCTACTTGTACAACTATTTCATTCTTACCACAAGCCATTCAAGTAATAAAAACTAAACACACGAAAGATTTATCTCTTGCGATGTATTTAACTTTAACAATTGGAGTTTTCTTGTGGCTTGTTTATGGAATTATGATTTCAGATTTACCCGTGATTATTGCAAATGCAATTACGTTGATATTTGCATCTACAATTTTGATAATGAAACTTAAATACAAATAAATAATCTATTCTCTTTTCCTCATCACATTATCATCTAATTACTTTTTTCAAAAAACTACGTCTGAATAACACCCACATTATAAGGTTTTGTAATAGGCGCATTATTCGCCATTTCAATTCCCATCGAAATCCATTTGCGTGTATCCAATGGGTGGATGATGGCGTCTAACCAAAGTCGAGAAGCCGCGTAATAAGGCGTTGTTTGGGTATCGTAACGCTCTTTAATTTTATTGTATAATTCTTTTTCTTTTTCAGGATCAATGATTTCTCCTTTTCCTTTCAATGATGCCACTTCAATTTGCACCAACACTTTTGCAGCTTGAGCTC encodes the following:
- a CDS encoding YetF domain-containing protein, with product MHAILIIVLRSSIVYLSIILFIRLFGKKEISQLSVIDLVFILLISNSVQNAMVGDDSSLQGGLIAAATLFGINAVLRYFSYRNKKIAELLQGSPVLLVYSGHILEDHLKKEHISMDELEEAIREHGVKNIKEVNLAMLETDGNISILSENFTKRTARRRRPHKALMNSNSV
- a CDS encoding TlpA family protein disulfide reductase, with the protein product MKMSFKTPIKKIIFLTFLVGFFSMNVLAQTIPLIKVTDLLKRIKSNNDTTYVVNFWATWCVPCVREMPNFEKVNEEFKNEKVKVLLVSINFPKELDSLVIPYVKRKKIKSEVMLLNELDMDYFVPLVSPKWHYADIPATLFVNNKKDVYDFYQQEMTLDFLEQKIKALKN
- a CDS encoding SDR family oxidoreductase → MAYNLLKGKRGIISGALDTNSIAWKVAEKAHAEGAIFTLTNAPIAMRMGEINKLAESTKSQIIAADATSVEDLTNLFTKSQEVLGGKIDFVLHSIGMSPNIRKGLPYTDLNYDFFHKSVDVSAISLHKMLSVAKKLDAINDWGSVVALSYIAAQRTYPFYNDMAEAKAMLESIARSFGYHYGKEKKVRINTVSQSPTKTTAGSGIKGFEDFYNFADSVSPLGNASAEACADYCITLFSDLTKMVTMQNLFHDGGYSNTGISAEAMEKFAK
- a CDS encoding SemiSWEET transporter, encoding MHTFTIIGLAAATCTTISFLPQAIQVIKTKHTKDLSLAMYLTLTIGVFLWLVYGIMISDLPVIIANAITLIFASTILIMKLKYK